The following are from one region of the Littorina saxatilis isolate snail1 linkage group LG2, US_GU_Lsax_2.0, whole genome shotgun sequence genome:
- the LOC138960360 gene encoding uncharacterized protein isoform X1 translates to MGLGVGKIACVAVILLGILMQLIGFCAPYWATAEIFDRIMSCGLWYYCEDVVGETQCDPYTWTEYDLVSYYVSFYAVHLSVGLATLLSIVIVVLFVAKLLGDDNSATSVGVCGVIAGVLGIIAAAVFFGLPVKSLNLYYGNFQAQSFVFNYNKRFADYETAWAAIVYLVGSGLMLFSSVALFFIPSSDIPSSNRVDMRHY, encoded by the exons ATGGGGTTGGGAGTTGGCAAGATAGCCTGTGTGGCTGTCATTCTTCTTGGGATTCTCATGCAGC TGATTGGATTCTGTGCCCCATACTGGGCCACAGCTGAGATATTTGACCGGATAATGTCCTGTGGCCTTTGGTATTACTGTGAAGACGTTGTGGGTGAAACTCAGTGTGACCCGTACACATGGACAGAATACGACCTGGTCAGTTATTATG TGTCGTTCTACGCGGTTCATCTCAGCGTTGGCCTGGCAACCCTCCTCtccatcgtcatcgtcgttctCTTCGTCGCTAAACTGCTCGGAGACGATAATTCAGCCACCAGTGTTGGAGTGTGCGGCGTCATAGCTG GCGTTCTTGGAATCATTGCCGCAGCCGTGTTCTTTGGACTCCCAGTGAAATCGCTGAATCTGTACTACGGGAACTTCCAGGCCCAATCATTCGTGTTCAACTACAATAAGAGGTTCGCTGACTACGAGACAGCCTGGGCAGCCATTGTGTACCTTGTCGGCAGCGGTCTGATGCTCTTCTCGAGCGTCGCTCTCTTCTTTATACCCAGCTCCGACATACCCAGCTCTAACCGTGTGGACATGCGACATTATTAA
- the LOC138960360 gene encoding uncharacterized protein isoform X2 — protein sequence MSCGLWYYCEDVVGETQCDPYTWTEYDLVSYYVSFYAVHLSVGLATLLSIVIVVLFVAKLLGDDNSATSVGVCGVIAGVLGIIAAAVFFGLPVKSLNLYYGNFQAQSFVFNYNKRFADYETAWAAIVYLVGSGLMLFSSVALFFIPSSDIPSSNRVDMRHY from the exons ATGTCCTGTGGCCTTTGGTATTACTGTGAAGACGTTGTGGGTGAAACTCAGTGTGACCCGTACACATGGACAGAATACGACCTGGTCAGTTATTATG TGTCGTTCTACGCGGTTCATCTCAGCGTTGGCCTGGCAACCCTCCTCtccatcgtcatcgtcgttctCTTCGTCGCTAAACTGCTCGGAGACGATAATTCAGCCACCAGTGTTGGAGTGTGCGGCGTCATAGCTG GCGTTCTTGGAATCATTGCCGCAGCCGTGTTCTTTGGACTCCCAGTGAAATCGCTGAATCTGTACTACGGGAACTTCCAGGCCCAATCATTCGTGTTCAACTACAATAAGAGGTTCGCTGACTACGAGACAGCCTGGGCAGCCATTGTGTACCTTGTCGGCAGCGGTCTGATGCTCTTCTCGAGCGTCGCTCTCTTCTTTATACCCAGCTCCGACATACCCAGCTCTAACCGTGTGGACATGCGACATTATTAA
- the LOC138960354 gene encoding uncharacterized protein, producing the protein MARLESTRRHVPNTKHHSSIKPCMCFFVRKKKWLVLVLVIQLGIRSASGAACEKEGPCEIDHYCSEQRNVCRSCDHIAEHYCHNRTVILQRFTACDAFCFKQKLAAASTDLAIREQVIKNQTELIDQLNNTVTSIDKGLGWRYITLIILCPLFFLWGSVATWMLTKDKVRKAPACRRSPKAHEPAELTASLQTGDPLGIDTPAPVDEEGYGTGNSGSSTPLLVRPSIPVPDPEGESSDVRPPYVVSGNGQSVHCNPTTDDNGPPQIAL; encoded by the exons ATGGCGAGGCTCGAGTCGACTCGAAGGCATGTACCGAATACTAAACACCATAGTAGTATCAAGCCCTGTATGTGTTTCTTCGTGAGGAAGAAAAAGTGGCTTGTGCTTGTGTTGGTAATTCAACTTGGGATCAGATCGGCCAGTGGTGCTGCGTGtgagaaagagggaccgtgtGAGATCGACCATTATTGCAGTGAGCAACGCAATGTGTGCCGGTCATGTGACCACATTGCAGAACACTACTGCCACAACCGAACTGTTATATTGCAGCGCTTTACGGCATGCGATGCCTTCTGCTTCA AACAGAAGCTTGCAGCAGCCTCGACTGATTTAGCTATAAGAGAGCAAGTCATCAAAAACCAGACGGAATTGATTGATCAACTCAACAACACTGTCACCTCCATCG ATAAAGGTCTAGGCTGGCGTTACATTACCCTCATCATCCTGTGCCCTCTGTTCTTTCTATGGGGCAGCGTGGCAACGTGGATGCTGACCAAAGACAAAGTGCGCAAAG CTCCAGCCTGCCGACGTAGCCCTAAAGCACACGAACCCGCAGAACTGACCGCATCGCTTCAAACTGGCGATCCTCTTGGCATTGACACGCCTGCCCCAGTCGACGAGGAAGGGTACGGAACTGGAAACAGCGGTAGCTCTACCCCCCTCCTTGTCCGGCCTTCTATCCCTGTCCCTGACCCTGAGGGCGAGTCCTCTGACGTCCGTCCACCCTATGTGGTCAGTGGAAATGGACAGAGCGTGCACTGCAACCCCACCACCGACGATAACGGGCCTCCACAAATTGCCCTttaa